Sequence from the Stenotrophomonas sp. 364 genome:
CGCCGTCGATGCGATCCAGCACGCCACCGTGGCCGGGAATGATGTGGCCCGAGTCCTTGGCGCCGGCGTGGCGCTTGATCAGGCTCTCGTACAGGTCGCCCAGTACCGAGGCGAACACGGTCACCACGGCGGTGATGACCAGGCCCAGAACGTGGGCAGTGTCGATGCCGGCCATGTAGCCAAAGCCCAGCGCGACCGCCAGCCCGGCCACCATGCCGCCACCCAGGCCTTCCCAGGTCTTGTTGGGGCTGATCCGGGGGGCCAGCTTGGTGCGGCCGAAGGTGCGGCCGGCGAAGTAGGCGCCCGAATCGGCCGCCCAGACCACGGCCAGTGCCGTCAGCAGCCACAGGTGGCCGTTGTCGCCGCTGGCATGGATCAGCACCAGCGAGGCCCACGCCGGCACGATGGCCAGGGTGCCGGCCAGCAGCTTCAGCGCACGCGCGGGGCTGCTCGGGCTGGCCCCGAAGGTGAAGAAGCGCAGCCACAGCAGCGCCATCAGCCACCAGCCGATGCCGACCAGTGCGGCAATCTGGTACAGCACCAGCGAGCCGTCGCCGGCCCACACCATCAACACCATCAGCAGCAGGTTCAGCACCAGCAGCACGGTGCGGGCGAGGGTGTCGTCCACGTCGGCCAGCTTCAGCCATTCCCACAGGCCGATCAGGAACACGGCGGCGGCGGCGGCGGCCAGCCATTGGGTGGGCAGCAGCAGGATCGCCGCGATGGCGACCGGCGCCATGATCAGCGCGGCGATGACTCGGGTCTTGGTCATGGGGTGGACGTCTCGGTGGCCAGGGCGGCGATCTGGGCGCTGGTCAGGCCGAAGCGGCGTTCACGGGCGGCATAGGCGTCGAGCGCCTGCTGCAGGACGGCGGCGTCGAACTCGGGCCACAGCACGTCGGTGAACCACAATTCGGTATACGCCAGCTGCCACAGCAGGAAATTGCTGATGCGGGTGTCGCCGCCGGTACGGATGAACAGGTCCGGCGGTGGCAGGTCGGCCAGGGCGACCCGGCTGGACAGCATCGCTTCGTCGATCTGTTCGGGCAGCAGGCGCCCGGCGGCCACCTCTGCGGCCAGCTCGCGCGCGGCGCGGGCGATGTCCTGGCGACCACCATAGCTGGCGGCGATGTTCAGGGTCATGGCGCGGTTGTCGGCGGTGCGCTGTTCGGCCAGCTGCATGCGGCTGACCAGCCCGGCGCCGAAGCGTTCGCGTTCGCCGATGAAGCGCACGCGCACGCCACGCCGATGCAGCTCGTCCACTTCACGGTCGAGCGCATTGAGGAACAGCTTCATCAGCGCGTCGACCTCGTCGGTTGGCCGGCCCCAGTTCTCACTGGAGAAGGCAAACAGGGTCAACGCGGCGATGCCGCGTTCCAGGCAGAAATCGATGGTGCGGTTGACCGCGCGCGCGCCGGCCCGATGGCCGATCAGGCGCGGGCGGCGCCGCTTCTGGGCCCACCGCCCGTTGCCATCCATGATGATGGCAACGTGGCGGGGGATGGCCGCAGGGGTGCTGGAGGTCGGGGCCTGGGACATGGGGCTCAGACCGCCATCAGTTCCTTTTCTTTTTCGGCCACGACACTATCGACGTCCTTGATCGACTTGTCGGTCAGCTTCTGGATGTCGTCTTCGCCGCGCTTCTTGTCGTCTTCGCTGATCGCCTTGTCCTTGATCAGGCTGGCGATGGCCTTGTTGGCGTCCTGGCGGATGTTGCGGATGGCGATCTTGGCGCCTTCGCCTTCCTTCTGCACCTGCTTGCCCAGCTCGCGGCGACGTTCTTCGGTCGGCGGCGGCAGGTTGAGGCGGATCACGGTGCCGGCCACGTTGGGGGTCAGGCCGAGGTCGGAGGCGTAGATGGCCTTCTCGACGTCCTTGATCATGCCCTTGTCGAACAGGGTGATGACCAGGGAATGGCCTTCGGACACGCTGATCGAGGCGACCTGGTTCAGCGGGGTGTCGGTGCCGTAAGCCTTGACCGTGATGCGGTCCAGCAGCGCCGGCGAGGCGCGGCCGGTGCGGATGGAGGTCAGGGTGTGCTTCAGAGCATCGATGCTCTTGGCCATGCGCGTCTGCGCGTCCTGCTTGATATCGTTGAGCATCGCCCGAATCCTGGATGTAACTGGTAATCGGACGATTATAGGCGAATATGGGGGTGGCCCGCCTTATCGGGGCCGGCCGTTGGCCGGCACCCTCAGCTCAGCGTGCCCGGCGGGGTCGGCCGCAGGCCGACAGCCGGGATGACTGCGTCGTTCAGGCAGCCTGGTCGCGACCGCGTACCAGGGTGCCGATGTTGTCGCCGTGCAGGATCTTCAGCAGTTCGCCCGGCTGGCCCATGTCGAACACGCGCAGCGGCAGGTCGCTGTCGCGTGCCAGGGCGAAGGCGGCGGTGTCCATTACTTCCAGGCCGCGGCGGATCACTTCGTCGTAGGTCAGGCTGTCGAAGCGGACCGCGTCGCTGTACTTGTTGGGGTCCTTGTCGTACACGCCGTCGACCTTGGTGGCCTTCAGCAGCAGGTCCGCGCCGATCTCGATGGCGCGCAGGGCAGCGCCCGAATCGGTGGTGAAGAACGGGCTGCCGACGCCGGCGGCGAAGATCACCAGGCGGCCCTTTTCCAGATGACGGATGGCGCGGCGGCGGATGTAATCCTCGCACACGTCGTTGATCTTGATGGCACTCATCACGC
This genomic interval carries:
- a CDS encoding phosphatidate cytidylyltransferase; protein product: MTKTRVIAALIMAPVAIAAILLLPTQWLAAAAAAVFLIGLWEWLKLADVDDTLARTVLLVLNLLLMVLMVWAGDGSLVLYQIAALVGIGWWLMALLWLRFFTFGASPSSPARALKLLAGTLAIVPAWASLVLIHASGDNGHLWLLTALAVVWAADSGAYFAGRTFGRTKLAPRISPNKTWEGLGGGMVAGLAVALGFGYMAGIDTAHVLGLVITAVVTVFASVLGDLYESLIKRHAGAKDSGHIIPGHGGVLDRIDGVLAALPVFALGKEIFGF
- the uppS gene encoding polyprenyl diphosphate synthase: MSQAPTSSTPAAIPRHVAIIMDGNGRWAQKRRRPRLIGHRAGARAVNRTIDFCLERGIAALTLFAFSSENWGRPTDEVDALMKLFLNALDREVDELHRRGVRVRFIGERERFGAGLVSRMQLAEQRTADNRAMTLNIAASYGGRQDIARAARELAAEVAAGRLLPEQIDEAMLSSRVALADLPPPDLFIRTGGDTRISNFLLWQLAYTELWFTDVLWPEFDAAVLQQALDAYAARERRFGLTSAQIAALATETSTP
- the frr gene encoding ribosome recycling factor — protein: MLNDIKQDAQTRMAKSIDALKHTLTSIRTGRASPALLDRITVKAYGTDTPLNQVASISVSEGHSLVITLFDKGMIKDVEKAIYASDLGLTPNVAGTVIRLNLPPPTEERRRELGKQVQKEGEGAKIAIRNIRQDANKAIASLIKDKAISEDDKKRGEDDIQKLTDKSIKDVDSVVAEKEKELMAV
- the pyrH gene encoding UMP kinase; the protein is MSSLAYRRILLKVSGEALMGDEDYGIDPKVINRLAREVIEAQQAGAEVALVIGGGNIFRGAGLAAGGMDRVTGDQMGMLATVINALAMQDALEKLGAKARVMSAIKINDVCEDYIRRRAIRHLEKGRLVIFAAGVGSPFFTTDSGAALRAIEIGADLLLKATKVDGVYDKDPNKYSDAVRFDSLTYDEVIRRGLEVMDTAAFALARDSDLPLRVFDMGQPGELLKILHGDNIGTLVRGRDQAA